The Cydia amplana chromosome 21, ilCydAmpl1.1, whole genome shotgun sequence genome includes a window with the following:
- the LOC134658184 gene encoding uncharacterized protein LOC134658184: MLLDKEIDRDFQMMLLPLNILEFLYCQPKFRITRTFITANGIRETLLCTLGVLLMILSNLGYISVNSYIPGNGEVNDIIYVFLFTDATFYIVYCLLIYAMNIIQKDKNVQLIIKMQNAYRILHNKNGLKRFQKNNWIFVVGVFLFYFSYNLSYTVFNIYRVAHLLYNIVLFYFDVNIIVAIRIVKFLEYELILWKKQLNEFLKTCSTTNHTHLVKYLVDVSYEERLLLSAYSNIIGAFKLCRSVFGMSILLLLVEGFGHPLIYIQFFIDIGKSHTENAQAASFISLMVTFVWILKSVSLLCCLSVVCQRFYLAVADVEHACAVVRCDEGCLGKSDNGPNNPSFELGIGK, encoded by the exons ATGTTACTTGACAAAGAAATAGATAGAGACTTCCAAATGATGCTTTTACCTTTGAACATTCTGGAATTCCTCTACTGCCAACCGAAATTCCGGATCACACGAACATTTATCACTGCGAACGGCATTCGAGAAACACTGCTTTGTACATTAGGTGTTCTTCTAATGATCCTTTCGAATCTGGGCTATATATCTGTTAACAGTTACATTCCTGGCAATGGTGAAGTAAATGAcatcatatatgtatttttatttaccgATGCAACGTTTTACATCGTATATTGTCTATTAATTTACGCGATGAACATAATCCAAAAAGACAAGAATGTGCAACTCATTATTAAAATGCAGAATGCTTATAGAATACTCCATAATAAAAATGGTTTGAAAAGATTCCAAAAGAACAACTGGATCTTTGTTGTTGGTGTTTTCCTTTTCTATTTCTCGTACAATTTAAGCTATACAGTCTTTAACATTTATCGCGTAGCACATCTTTTGTATAACATAGTTTTATTCTATTTCGACGTGAATATTATTGTGGCTATAAGGATTGTAAAGTTTTTGGAATATGAGCTAATACTTTGgaaaaaacaattgaatgaaTTTCTGAAGACTTGTTCGACGACTAATCACACACATCTTGTTAAATACTTGGTGGATGTCAGTTATGAAGAAAGACTACTTTTGAGCGCTTATTCAAACATCATTGGAGCTTTTAAGCTATGCCGCAGTGTTTTCGGCATGTCT ataTTGTTGCTATTGGTGGAAGGGTTTGGACATCCtctaatctacatccaattctTCATAGACATCGGCAAATCCCATACAGAAAATGCCCaa GCTGCCTCTTTCATTAGTCTGATGGTAACATTTGTATGGATATTGAAATCTGTGTCGCTACTTTGCTGTTTGAGTGTGGTGTGTCAAAGGTTCTACTTGGCTGTAGCTGATGTGGAACATGCCTGCGCGGTTGTACGCTGCGATGAGGGGTGCCTTGGTAAGTCAGACAATGGTCCAAATAACCCCAGTTTTGAATTAGGGATAGGGAAGTAA